The proteins below are encoded in one region of Scatophagus argus isolate fScaArg1 chromosome 24, fScaArg1.pri, whole genome shotgun sequence:
- the enpp4 gene encoding bis(5'-adenosyl)-triphosphatase enpp4, with the protein MLLRILLGFLCGVSALATENHTAQEGPPPLLLVSFDGFRADYLQRFPMPNLKLLYSQGVLVDQLTNVFVTKTFPNHYSLVTGLYAESHGILASFMYDPVSHKHFSPSNDSDPMWWSNAEPLWLTALDSGYKTAAVMWPGSDVTIRNRTATHFLPYNSNVTFQQRLEKVINWILGDEKEKGVMFAALYWEEPDRSGHLYGPDNATAMGKALKEVDDNIGLLMSELKRTGLFGRINVLVTSDHGMAQCSAERLIRLDDCLHPDNYTLVDLSPVAALIPQTDPETIYALLNKCHAHMTAYLKKAIPDRLHYRNNKLIQQIILIADEGWTIVQRGDKLPRLGDHGYDNSLSSMHPFLAATGPSFRQGYRTSVLQSVDIYPLMCYLLSVPARPNNGTLTKARCLLAAETCWDVPLMIGLVVGVLLVLTTITVLFRFLSSRRSSGPRPFQRLQVDDYDDDDPLLE; encoded by the exons ATGTTGCTGAGAATACTGCTGGGCTTCCTGTGTGGTGTTAGCGCTTTGGCCACAGAAAACCACACGGCTCAGGAAGGTCCTCCGCCTCTGCTGCTGGTGTCGTTTGATGGCTTCCGAGCGGACTACCTGCAGAGGTTTCCCATGCCAAACCTGAAACTTCTGTACAGCCAGGGGGTCCTGGTGGACCAGCTCACCAACGTCTTTGTTACCAAGACGTTTCCCAACCATTATAGCCTG GTCACAGGGCTGTACGCTGAGTCTCACGGTATCCTGGCCAGTTTTATGTACGACCCTGTCAGCCACAAGCACTTCAGCCCCAGCAATGACAGTGACCCGATGTGGTGGAGCAACGCAGAGCCCCTCTGGCTCACGGCGCTGGACTCTGGGTACAAGACGGCGGCCGTAATGTGGCCTGGCTCCGATGTGACCATCAGAAACCGCACAGCAACACACTTCCTTCCATATAACTCTAATGTGACATTCCAGCAACGACTGGAGAAAGTGATCAACTGGATCCTGGGAGATGAAAAG GAGAAAGGAGTAATGTTTGCAGCTCTCTACTGGGAGGAGCCAGACCGGTCAGGTCACTTGTATGGCCCTGACAACGCCACAGCAATGGGCAAAGCACTGAAAGAG GTTGATGACAACATTGGCCTGCTGATGTCAGAGCTGAAGCGGACCGGCCTCTTTGGTCGCATCAACGTCTTGGTAACCAGTGACCACGGCATGGCTCAGTGCTCGGCCGAGCGCCTCATACGCCTCGATGACTGCCTCCACCCTGACAACTACACGCTGGTTGACCTCTCACCTGTCGCTGCCCTCATCCCACAGACAG ACCCAGAGACCATCTACGCCCTGCTGAATAAGTGCCACGCCCACATGACAGCGTATTTGAAAAAGGCCATCCCTGATAGGCTGCACTACAGGAACAACAAACTTATCCAGCAAATCATACTGATTGCAGACGAGGGCTGGACCATAGTGCAGCGAGGGGACAAGCTGCCGAGAT tGGGCGATCATGGCTACGACAACTCCTTGTCCAGCATGCATCCCTTCCTGGCAGCGACCGGGCCCAGCTTCCGTCAGGGTTATCGAACCAGCGTTTTACAGAGCGTGGACATTTATCCGCTTATGTGCTACCTGCTGTCGGTGCCCGCGCGGCCCAACAACGGCACCCTGACCAAGGCTCGGTGCCTGCTGGCTGCTGAGACCTGCTGGGATGTGCCCCTGATGATCGGCCTTGTAGTGGGCGTCCTACTTGTGCTCACTACTATCACTG TTCTTTTCAGGTTTCTGAGCTCCCGCCGCTCGTCAGGCCCCCGGCCCTTCCAGAGGCTTCAGGTTGACGACTACGACGACGACGACCCCCTGTTGGAGTAA
- the xkr6a gene encoding XK-related protein 6, with protein sequence MAAQSDGGKAGVGCGGGGFAQLYDVDAEEPLDSAAIHICQCCRTSACYWGCRSACLGSLLGGGQPTGGVGIRETHCPPREQLWLDCLWIILALLVFFWDVGTDLCLAVDYYRRQDYLWFGLTLFFVLVPSVLVQILSFRWFVQDYTGGGLGEVEGLTKRGAVTMGCLYPGRDRLQLATIWLWQATIHILQLGQVWRYIRTLYLGIMSRRQKEHQRRWYWAMMFEYADVNMLRLLETFLESAPQLVLQLCIMIQENRAETLQCVSSLGSLLSLAWVLASYHKLLRDSRDDQRSMSYRGALLHLFWRLFTISSRVLSLALFASLFHIYFGIFVVVHWCAMAFWVVHGGTDFCMSKWEEVLFNMVVGIVYIFCWFNVKEGRTRYRMVAYYTVVLAENSILTGLWYAYRDPVLTDSYAVPALCGVYLTFAGGVLVMLLYYGFLHPATTHLQPSPASSCCAQLLWGLPLPPSAPPTAPPTPAHMTKSQTEEDVAETCLPVFQVRSAPQISKPEGPLIKIDMPRKRYPAWDAHYVDRRLRRTINILQYITPAAVGIRYRDGPLLYELLQYESSL encoded by the exons ATGGCCGCGCAGTCGGACGGCGGCAAAGCCGGGGTCGGGTGCGGCGGCGGCGGTTTCGCCCAGCTGTACGATGTTGATGCTGAGGAGCCCCTGGACTCCGCCGCGATCCACATCTGTCAGTGCTGCCGCACCTCTGCTTGCTACTGGGGCTGCCGCTCAGCCTGCCTCGGCTCTCTGCTCGGCGGGGGCCAGCCTACCGGAGGGGTCGGCATCCGGGAGACTCACTGCCCGCCCCGGGAGCAGCTGTGGCTGGACTGCCTCTGGATCATCCTCGCCCTCCTCGTCTTCTTCTGGGACGTTGGCACGGATCTTTGCCTGGCAGTGGACTACTACCGGAGGCAGGACTACCTCTGGTTCGGCCTCACTCTCTTCTTCGTGCTGGTGCCGTCGGTGCTAGTCCAGATTCTGAGTTTCCGTTGGTTCGTTCAGGACTACACCGGCGGGGGGCTCGGGGAGGTGGAGGGGCTGACCAAGCGGGGCGCGGTGACTATGGGGTGCCTGTATCCCGGCAGGGACCGCCTGCAGCTGGCCACCATCTGGCTGTGGCAGGCTACCATACACATCCTCCAGTTGGGACAAGTGTGGAG GTACATCAGGACCCTGTACCTGGGCATCATGTCGCGGCGGCAGAAGGAGCACCAGCGGCGCTGGTACTGGGCCATGATGTTCGAATATGCAGATGTCAACATGCTGCGGCTGCTGGAGACTTTCCTGGAGTCTGCACCTCAGCTGgtcctgcagctctgcatcaTGATCCAGGAGAACCGAGCCGAGACGCTGCAGT gtgTCTCCTCCCTGGGCTCCCTCTTGTCTCTTGCCTGGGTTTTGGCCTCCTACCACAAACTGTTGAGAGATTCTCGTGATGACCAGCGCAGCATGAGCTACCGCGGGGCGCTGCTGCACCTCTTCTGGCGCCTCTTCACCATCTCGTCCCGCGTCCTCTCGCTTGCCCTCTTCGCCTCCCTCTTCCACATCTATTTCGGCATCTTCGTAGTGGTCCACTGGTGCGCCATGGCCTTCTGGGTGGTGCATGGAGGCACTGACTTCTGCATGTCCAAGTGGGAGGAGGTGCTCTTCAACATGGTGGTAGGTATCGTCTACATCTTCTGCTGGTTTAACGTGAAGGAGGGCCGGACGCGCTACAGAATGGTGGCATACTACACCGTGGTGTTGGCCGAGAACTCCATCCTCACTGGGCTGTG GTATGCCTACAGGGACCCAGTGTTGACCGACTCCTATGCTGTCCCAGCGCTGTGTGGCGTCTACCTCACGTTCGCCGGCGGCGTCCTGGTCATGCTGCTGTACTACGGGTTCCTGCACCCTGCCACCACCCACCTCCAGCCAAGTCCCGCCTCATCCTGCTGCGCCCAGCTGCTCTGGGGTCTTCCCCTGCCACCGTCAGCCCCGCCCACTGCTCCACCCACCCCGGCCCATATGACCAagtcacagacagaagaagatgTGGCCGAGACATGTCTCCCTGTCTTCCAGGTGAGGTCAGCCCCCCAAATCTCCAAGCCAGAGGGCCCGCTTATAAAGATCGACATGCCCAGGAAGCGTTACCCAGCATGGGACGCCCACTACGTAGACAGGCGTCTGCGGAGGACTATAAACATCCTGCAGTACATAACGCCAGCTGCTGTGGGTATCCGCTATCGTGATGGACCCCTGCTGTATGAACTGCTGCAGTATGAGTcctcactctga